TGCATTCTTTAAGAACTCTTTCTGCCATTATAAAAAATAAGCGAAGCTTCCGACTGGTGGTTCAGTGAACGGAAGAGGGCTCATCATGTCTAGGCAACGAATCGGGGAAGGCGAAGCCCAACCCTGTACCTTCCCAAGCACATCAAGTATCCATTTTTGCTGGGTAGGCAGGAGGAAGTTTTCTAAACACAGGTTTCAACCCGCAACCCTCTGCCTTACATTCGAGCACACTTACCACCAGGGAAAGTAGCTCTGTGAGTCTCCTCACCTGCCCTGGCAGAAGATCACAGTTTCTCGATTAGAATAAAAGACTCTTTTGGGAAAGTCTCTGtaacagcattttaaaaaatacaccgTTACAACCATGTTCTTCGGAAGCTGGCACAACCTGATATATTCACGTTCACCGTGACAGGAAACTCGTGAAGAAAAACTTGCATGGCCCATGTCCCAGTAAACTCCACGCTCGTCACTGCAATAAGCAGACGTGCGTTCTTCCGGATTTCACCTTCTTGGTCCTTCTTGTGTTGTTGGGGTATCTGGGGAGTTGTCTCTCTACCCCTTTATCGTTGTCAGTACCAAGTTTACCATTTTGACAAGCGATCTAGAAAATGAGGCTGTTTTTGTGCTTGGAGAGTTTTTCTGAGCCATGCCACGTCGTTGCGCGGGTACGACAAAGTCTGAGGTTCTCCTGGAAGTCGGGGTGGTTCATCGGGGTGTAGGCGCTCGGTTCGCAAAGTTCCTGTTGATAATCCCAGATATAGAGGGCATTACACAATTGTACAACAGAACAACaattaatgtgtatatataaatatcttgcTGACATTACCTAGGATTTAGTATTCGACATGCATATATAAATCATGCAGGTATTACATCACATGCTGATACAGTGTACTATAATACATTTACGAAATAACTTTTAGTCTAAGCATGTTTATGTTCAGGTGTTATTCCTCATTTACTGGCTTATAAAGTTaccatatatgtatatatatagtattgaACATATAGTCTTCAAAGACTTACCGGACATTTCTCAAAAAACACTTTGTATCCCCCGGACAGAAGATAGATTTCTGGGTAGCAGAGGCATGGATAGCAATGTAAGTTTCTCTTTCGGTCGGCGTTTCTCAGAAGCCTCATCCTAGAGAGAAACGAAAGGGACTAGGTTATGTAATCAAAGATTTAAACTTGACTCCAACTCTTTCTTATCCACTTTACGTAGAACGCATGTTCAAGCCACGTGTTAGTAAACAGCTTTTCCTAAgaacaaaagatttatttttacaacttttgtGTTCTTGTCGTTCCCTTATACTCTTCGTTTTTCCTACGTTCCAGTAGGacacttttatgttttcaaaaaagTCCAAAATACCGTAGGGTATAGAAAGTTAACTTAAATACCTATCTCACCTATCCCTTtcctctctcatacacaaagGAGAAAAGGGCTACACACGGATGCCACCCACATCCACAACACGATCCCAGTAAAAATGGTGTGCGATGCACTTACATAGTGGGTGTGCGATGCACTTACATAGTGGGTGTGCGATGCACTTACATAGTTGGTGCCCTCTGAGAAGAGAACTCGCAGTGGAAAATGAGAACCGTCCGCCCTAAGGAGTTTTCTGTCTGGTGGACTTTCCAGCTCAGGATCTCGTCCACGCTGTCAGCACAATATAGATTAGTCGCACcctgattaaaaacaaaacaaaacaaaatacaaacaaacaaaatgtatgaatgtTGATTTCTCATCCTGGCATCAATCTAAATTTGTAATCTTCAGTTACAGTCTTGTGTGCGTGCGTCCGCGTTTGTGTGTGCCTTTCCTCCCTTCACTGAAATAATAACGACTTCGATCCTAACAGAATGAACCATGTGTGACAACATGGAGAGCAAACTTCCAGGTAAAAACGATGGTGCAGCGTTCCCTGCCTTTCCCGTCCCCGCTCCCCCGATTTTAGGGAATAACATCCTGGCCTAGGCCAAGTTACTGAAATGTCACTAGGTCCACGAtcatttcaacaacaaaaacaaaaaaagcgaaGGAAATCTGACAAAGAGGAAGTACAGAAAAATGCTCTAGAGAAATTCCACACTCAACAGAGCAAACACGACCCTATCGATTCTGGatttttcgtttaaaaaaaaaaacctcccacCGCATTCACCTCAGCCCCTTCATGCGGTGTTTTCTAATCAGTTCTGTTGCCCTTCAGGACAGAGAAGCCCTATGTCAAGAGAGTACGTGGTCGTGACTGCTCACATCAGCTCATACCATGACATTTAGCTAGCAATCTACAGGGTGGATAAGTCAGTCACTTCTTGCACAAAAAACCACCCTGCTAGATTATTTCTTCCACTAAACATCTGGGCACAACAAAAGCATTACACCACAAAAAGTTCTTTCTGTTCGGTGCGAAGGGAAATGTTATGCATCGGCGAGGGGAGGGGTGAGAAGGACTATTCCTAGAGAATGCTTGAAAAGTctgtaaaaattttgtttaatgacTGCGTAAAATACAGTGCAAGATAATACTCCCAAAAATCTGGTTAAATATCCCTGTATGTTCAGGAggtacatgtttacaaacaatcCTGTTTCAGAATGTActgaccacggacgtgtataggggATACAGATTAGTATACTGACTGTATCTAGCACCCGACCGCGCACAAAATAAGTGTTGATTAAGAATACCTTTATTCCATTAAAGATCAAGCATCAGATATATGGAATTACTTACAGATatatatggatttttttttttttttttttttttttgcctcacAGCTACGAATATAGAATGGTGTTTACGACcttgtgttgaaaaaaaaaaaaaaacccggatTTTTCGGTAACCAAAACTGCGATCGTTTTTGTACCTCGAACGGTGAAAACTTGTAGCAAAGGCAAacttggtggggtggggggggagagagagagagatttagcGATGAAAAAGTAGCAGGGATGGGGACCTGACAAATTAGGGAAGGGCAACTCCGGCAATCGTAGAGTGAGTTTTAGAATCGTGAGGCGttacatgtaatttttttggggggtgcgCTCTTAACACAGATAGGTCTACATCTTTCACTAATGTATAGTAATTATTTATGGCGAGACACGTCTGAATACGTCCCAGATGTTTTCCAGTTATTTATGGTGAGGCACAGGTCTAAATCTGTCCCAAACAATTCGATTAAACAATTTAGCAATTACTTTAGAGAAGCATGTCTGAATCCGTGTCAAGTGTTTAGCAGTTATGGTGAGGATTTTTTGTTGctatcagtttttttcctttaactgtTGCAAGCTCCGATGCGTTAGTCTGCCTCTATAACCTCACCGGGTGGTTGAAGATTGCGATACGGAGTGATTCAAAAGGAGCAGGTAGGGTGGGAGAACTTAAGATTACCTTACCCAGTGCTGTTATCGGATTGCTCACTATTGCAGCTTGAGTCATGCTAATGGGTGTGGAGTCGATCATGAGGTAGTTGATAAAGAATGTGTACGAATACGACGAATTGGCAACAAGCCCGTGACTACAAAAACGTGCGCACCTGCGGTCACAAAACATACTCGTAcgtacgcgcgcgcacgcacacgcaatAATGTACACATTTctatctaaaacaaaaacaatacaacagGCCAACAGCAACATATACAAATAGGAGCTTCACTACTATAAAAACTGCATCACACAACGGAGATATCAGATTGTTTTCTACAATCAAGACGTATTAAATGGTAACAATTAAAGCTTATAATCGATCGGTGTCACACGCACTCTTGACGTTACGTCACGCGCAGCACGTTCGAGGAAGCGGGAAGGAAGGAAATGTGAGAGTATTCGTTCCCTGGTACTGCTGAAAGAAGCAGGTACAATGTTACTTCGGCCGAtgtcccaaaaaaaaaaagttatcggGTAGACTGCTTCTGCACGAATCTTTACGTTCTCCATGTGATACCGTCCGATTTGTGAGTCTGTGTATCAGTTTTTACTGGGTGTGGCCAGTCTTTCGGGTAGCTGTAATCTCGACAGGGAGAAATTTCTCGACTGCTTCCTGATCGTATTTTGCTTCCTTGTGAGAAGAactatttagaaaataaaatcagccTGCAGCAAGCACAAAACCCCAAATCGGGCGTTCCAAGAACATGACATGTCCTCCAACCCCTGTATCAGTTAGCATCACTGTGTGATATCAGAGATGATAGTTTTCCTTGTCTCGCTCTTGAACTCTCGAGTGGCACTCCAGCTTCTGAAGGCATCAGCGCAATCTGACGTGAGACAGCTATCTTTCTGTGATAGGAAAACTAGGGGCCACATGCACAGTACACCGCTCCAACTATTTTGCTAACATTCAgctaagatttaaaaaaaaatatatattagcaGTTTAGCCGATTGCAAGACGTGAGCGATCCAGCTGCAGCATCAAGTGGATAGGACAAAGGGCACAGTCCGCTATAGCTGAATTGATAGTTAACCTTAGCATcgacctttcttctttctccgtCATAGTATAGCCTCAATGACTGGCAAGGCGTAAAACAACTAacccagtggttcttaaccggggttcgatcgaaccctaggggttcggtgagtcggtctcaggggttcggcggagcctccgccacggaggtcaagacacacccgcaattcgtgatgacactaaagaagggttcggtgaatgtgcatatgaaacttgtgggttcggtacctcaaagaaggttaagaaccactgaacTAACCTAACCTGCAGCAGTCGTAGCAGCCAATTGAAATGCTAATATTAACCATTTAGTTGACAGCTAGCTGCATATCGTGCTATCGGCCCCATACTCGTCCTGACAAGTCCTGACACCCCATGGCTTCCTGGTAATTTGTCCACATGAAGTCCACTCTATGAAGCAGATAACCTACATGGCGTTCAGGCTTAAAGCTAATGCGTTGAAACTCGCCGAGTTTGCTAATCACTTGTTTTCTATAATATAGCTTCACAAATGTACGAGGCAGTAATGCACGGGCATTGCCATGTCATTCTCGTTCTGTCTCGTGCCATCTTATCGGTTATTATTGGGGTCAGCATGTACAGTTTAAAGAAAAGCTTATCGACTGAACCATTTATGTAGGTAGCTATATGCGTTCAtgcgtgtttgtatgtatgcTTGTTGGATAGACAGTTGCCgttgtgggtgtgtgggtgtgtgttgcgCGAGCGCATGCCTGCGTGCTGACAGAGGaaagatttacattttgtttcaaacacagaaacagaaaaatctaCGACGAGAAGAGGCTAGAAATTGTTGCAAAAACACTAACCCTGATATGACCGCCGTTGTACTCATACGGGTATCTGCAGTCGATAGTGACATAATGATGAACAACGTCGGCAAACTCCCCTCTTATCAGACGAGCAAGCTGAGAACAGGAAAACATAAGACTTCTTCACCTGACAGTCACTCCAAATTGTTTCCTATGATTACACAAAAATGTGCCAAGGCAATATTGTAACATTTTAAGATCAAAGTCAATTTTTATTAAGCATTTCTTCCATATTCTAAATGTATTTTGACTTTCTTattaaagaattttaattttcactttaaaattttcattttatttgtattacttACAACATATATCTAAGTGATGttccatttattttgaaaagtgtAAAAGACAATAGCTTTGTTCGTTCCCTTCTGGGCTAGTCTGAGGGCCACACAACACAGTTAAACACTTCAGAAGGAAGTGGTGTGCTCTGTTTTACCGTCCTTGAGTACTACCAAACTGTCAAAATAGACATACTTATGACACTGCACCTGGTTACAATGATGTTCACAGGCTATTTTTATACTcttggggtgggggtgaagaATATGATGCATGTTTCATGCATTCAGTTCTTTAAACACAGAATGAGGGGAAGagcaaggggggggggagagatgAATAATAAACAGTGGTCATCATGAAGCTACTTCTcccaaaccaccaccacaaaaagTTTCTTCGCAGTCGAGGAAGTTTTTGTCAAATTAATGTacgaaagaaaacaattccCAACTTTTATCTTAACATTTCACATTTACTTATTTGCCACAATGTTACTGAGTAAATTCAAGTCTGGTGCTTAAACTAAAATGAACAGAATACAGAGGATACTTCCACAAACTATACCGTTTGCATCAACTTTTCTTGAAGTGCTCAGGCATGCACGCATGCACCCACGCAGCCAACAACTTACCGTGTCCACTGTAATATACTTTTGGGAATTGTGGTTTCCTGAAGTACATGGTAAAGCGAAAGGCTGTGAAAAAATAGGAAATCATTTCTGACATAAGTAGAtataatttcaatttttctttaaaaacacacGACATTTGCTGTTGAACAAAGATCTTAATACTCAAAATTTGTGATTAGCTAAACTTGATTTGTGGTATGTGCGCATGTGCAGAAAAAGCACGCCATCCTCGTGCGTGCGCGTTTCTTTTGTATATCATGAACGATTCTCCCATCCTTTAGTTGTCACATCTATGAGCCCGAGGTGTAAGTATAGACTCTATACACAAATGTAGCTATTTGCAGGGACAATCTACTAGtcagatgtgtgtgcgtgcgtaatTATGCGAGTGCATCTGAGAGGATTAGAAATCTTcatgttttgctttctgttgAAGTATCTGTATGTTATTTATGTGTCAACGTCAataatcattcatcatcatcaaagctCTTTCAGTCCGCCTTTAACGGTGGGTaaaggtgctatacaaatcaacatatcgttgtcgtcgtcgtcgtcgtcgtcgtcgtcatcgtcgtcgtcgtcgtcgacttCTTCTCAAGGGATGACTGGGTGAAAAGGAGCGAACCGAGCGAGTGCAGTTAATGCGATTGCTCCGTAAATATTTACCGCTGAACCATCTGCGATGACGGAGCTGGAGTTGAGTATTTCCACTGCGCTCTTGATTCTCTCCTCTTCACGGTTTGTCTCCTCTTTGTGCGGGGCGACGGTCGCATCTTTCCACGAGCTCTGACGTGCACGCTTGCAGTTTCTCGCCGATGCCTCGTCGAGAACATCCTGGGATTCTTCCACGTCCGACAGGAGCCGCAGCTTGTGGAATGTCGACCCCATCCTCGCGTACACGGAGCAGCCCATCTTCACTGCGTCTCCTTGTTTATTGGCAGCTGACCACGGACAAGCATGCAGTGGGAACGCAGGTTGCTCAGGGTCACCTGGAGCGTTTTTCTGTGGACAGTTAACATGCCGACAGGCCGCGCAAGACAGAAAGGACACTGATTTAAGGAATAACAAACATTGGGATCTGGGATTAGCCGTTTAGCACAGATTTCTCTAAGCGCTATCCGGTTGTTAACGTTCACAGAAACCTGATATGTTGAAAGCACAGGCGAAGGTAAGACGTTGTCCTGGGTAAATCAGAGGCAAGTGTCTTTTATCCATAGTGGCATCCAGACTACACGGATGCTGCTACCCTCGGGATCATGGTTATTTATCGGTGGAAAAGATGCATTGGggtaaagtaataaagtgataTCCGTGGAGTCTGGAAAGTACTTTGTAACTACggagacaagacattttttcacCGTTTTTTTCCCCACGGGTAATGACTTGCCCTTGCTTCATAAATACTGTCccagttgggtttttttaaaatcagtatTGTCAGCTTTAAAGAGCAACAGATTCTATGCTACTTCATTTTGCAAAATAGTTATTAAGCGTTGTAGGCAAAAGGAAGAGTGTGTgagtaagtgagagagagagagaggttgggtGGGGGAGAGTATGCAAACAAGGAGTGCAtacaaacaagtatttttttcttattactgATAAAAGCTTTCTGTCAATGATCTGTTGATGAGAATATGAACGGTACCTTTTTTGCCAATATGGCTTGATTAATGCTTTCAAAGTTGCCAAAATAGAAAGTATTCTCATCTTCTGTGCTGATCAACATTGGAGAATTTGGCCTGCCCGGGGAACATGGTTCCtttgaaaacaactttattaCTTTCAAAAGTACTCAATCACAAGAAAATATTATCTAACTTATGTTTAAGAATATGTACACACCCTCCTTCACTCCCATCCTTGGGAGAAAAACAACCACTAGCAGACTGATAAATAACCCCATAGCCTATAATGCCAGAGGGGAAGTCAGTCTAAGTGGTTCCTTCCGCCATGTTTACCTTTCTCTTCAATAAATGGAATATATTTCCACTACGTGGACAGGGCAGGCCCCTATCTAGTATTCTTCTGGTCCACAACCAGACGAACCAAGCAAAGACGCCTCATTAAATCTTAATATCGTCGgctgcggttttttttttttttctttttttttttattttatttctgtctgaaTCTTTTACACCCGTCGTGGAGAACGTCCAGCCTACGGGTCGTATTCGGCCTGTCAAATAATTTCATCCGCCCGCCAAGGCAAtcgcagatttcagtaaatctctaagcaacataaatgtatattaagtaAATAACAACGTAAACTTTGAAGGACTAGCGAGAGACGTCCATTAGTgaatagacaggacacatacgagTTCATGACAGGACAGACAAGTATGCTTATCGTCAGCTGCCTGCGGCCTATAAGGACAATATTGGAAAATTATGCATCACCTTTGTGACATTCACCCCGAGCCGAGTGTATATCACATCTGGTTTGATGTTGGCTGTTGATACGTGTAGTTTTCTTTCGACCAAGTCGctcttacaataaaataaactgatgttTGCTATGCTTTCCCAGTGGCAGAGCATAAGTTTTCACGCACCTTAATTAGAAAAAGGTGGATTGTGATGACTCAGAGGGCAGTCGTGTCAGGTAAGTTAGATTGTACATGTTGCAAAAGTATTTACACACTGTGccgaaactacagcttgaccaaacagagggtttagtttttaaatagaaatgtcCCTCggatgatgttataaatattaaaatggccCTTGGAAGGAAAAAAGTTCCCCACCCCAGTTCTACAGGCTATCGTTTTCGTGTTCACTTTCCGGAGAATGCGTTTAATTAAAGGAAATCAATCAAGAGAAATTAGAGAAGCTACTGCACATTTTAGTAGCTGTTTCGATTCCAGTGAGGTTGCAACGAGTCACACGTCTGTCGGTTTTATTAGCAggtgagagggaggagaggtgtgggtgtgtgacggggaggggagagagtgaTTAGCAGGAAAAGAAACTGACAGAAAGTGGATCGCAAATCATGGTTAGGATGGTTATTGTTCCCTGGGGCGCTGTTGACGATTAATATCCTGGAAAGGAAGATAATAAGAAGATAACATAATTCAGCTATTGACCAAGTGATAGTAAACGAGGAATTTGACGTGATAATGGTCGCCAGTTATTTGACAAACGCACTGTTAGTTATACTTCCCCGTAAATTTCCTTCACATACATATTAACGTAAGTACTACCCCTCTTTCTCGCATGCTCTCTCGCGCTCTCTTTCTAGAACATACACAGACACTGCCCACGTTGAGTGTAGATGACCCACATATTGCCAGCCACCATATATATCAAAACACATATGCAAGAGGCACACGTGGATGATTGCTCGTCCACGGGCGCCATTGCAGGGCCCTCACAGACCGTAAAAAGGACACCTTCAACTAGTATTGTTCCTGACACGAGACAACGGCGAagaaactatatatatttttttcaaccaGGATGTCCGGATCCCAAGCGAGTCTATAACTGGCCCCAGAGGGCATGAAACACAACAGGCCATTGACCGGGTGGGATATATCAACAACAATCATGCCCGCCCTGCGCTGGGCGTAAATTATGCCCACAGGTCACACCCAATGTATCCACTAGCTGGAATGGCAACAATGTAGCTGCCGAAGGGTCTGGTTATAAATATGTCAAgtgcaacataaaaataaattcataggtggggtaggtggggaTGAGTAGATTCTACCATTGTAGTGAAATCGCTGAGCACCAGGGAGAcagattttaattgttttgacaGACAGGCAGGTGTCAAGCTGACAGAGACTGACAgaggcagacagaaagacagactgGAACagaaggggaagaggagaaagaacTGAAAGGAAAAGACCATCCAAGTACGCTGACAGAACGTGCCTACCTTGCTAGACACCAAGAGTCTGTCCTTGTCTCTCACTGCTTCTGTAAGCTTCTGCAGCTTCCTGTCGGCCTGAAAGAAATGGATACCTACGGTTATTTAAgattaaatgataaaattaagaCTATAAAATGGTcgcaatttaatttttaatttcagaatACGATGTAGTGTTAATTTTATAAGCGATTTTGAAATTATCACTGATGGGAATGGTTTACGTCCTACATATAGAAAACGCATGGAATCACTGGACAGGTAATTGAAGACGCTCTGCAGAAAGATGTCCGTAGATTAATCGACGATGTCACTTTTATGTCAACTCCAGCGACGAACAACTGCGTCTTTTAAAAAGCAGTCGATAGTAAATCATCTTCTGTATGTTGAAGCATGTAGTGGTCTTGGTGACAACTCGGCGTACACATAGCTATGCGCAGGTGCGAAatttcgtgacgtcacatcgtCGTGGTGATTAATTGTCATTAATTAGTTATCATTAACTGAAGTTGGCAAGagcagcagaatttttttagtCATGTGACTTACTAAGTTAATGAAATGCAGAGCCACGTAATCACTTTCACTCAGGTTCGTGAGCGAGAAACACAACATCTGCAGCAACAATTTACCTCTGAAAGCATCTCAAATCGACGTTTCGTAGCAGATGCAGGGCTGGCAAAGAAAGGCATATCTAGGAAAGGAGAGCTGCAAGAAACATCGCTTGTCACCCTACGCAACAAGAGAGACGTAGTTGTCCGCACCACTGGTGTTTTTATGAggaattcctgaaaaaaatacagttttttgtTCACCCTCGCTCTCTCTCAGCATTTGCATATCCAGTacacattttttacaaatttgttttcaaacacaaaTTATTCTGTACAAATACTCGAAGAAGAAAGCTTTTCTGAAGCTTGCAAGATAAGGATGTGTCGTGTGCACTAATCACCAAGAATGCTGCGTTTGCAAAAGAggcttgtttgtttacatgaactTTCTCAAATTAAATCACACAAAGTAGCATTACTCTAGAACATGCTGGTAACGCAATGGTATAATGCTGTGATTGCG
This sequence is a window from Pomacea canaliculata isolate SZHN2017 linkage group LG5, ASM307304v1, whole genome shotgun sequence. Protein-coding genes within it:
- the LOC112563784 gene encoding M-phase inducer phosphatase 1-like isoform X2, with protein sequence MDSFLPFDSDFDLDCGDLFNGLPGSPRKTAFITQEHCNSTTPYPNGFIARATASSLFVRKNSDDDNATEEFLIKTPVVRTTTSLLLRRVTSDVSCSSPFLDMPFFASPASATKRRFEMLSEADRKLQKLTEAVRDKDRLLVSSKKNAPGDPEQPAFPLHACPWSAANKQGDAVKMGCSVYARMGSTFHKLRLLSDVEESQDVLDEASARNCKRARQSSWKDATVAPHKEETNREEERIKSAVEILNSSSVIADGSAPFALPCTSGNHNSQKYITVDTLARLIRGEFADVVHHYVTIDCRYPYEYNGGHIRGATNLYCADSVDEILSWKVHQTENSLGRTVLIFHCEFSSQRAPTMMRLLRNADRKRNLHCYPCLCYPEIYLLSGGYKVFFEKCPELCEPSAYTPMNHPDFQENLRLCRTRATTWHGSEKLSKHKNSLIF
- the LOC112563784 gene encoding M-phase inducer phosphatase 1-like isoform X1, producing the protein MDSFLPFDSDFDLDCGDLFNGLPGSPRKTAFITQEHCNSTTPYPNGFIARATASSLFVRKNSDDDNATEEFLIKTPVVRTTTSLLLRRVTSDVSCSSPFLDMPFFASPASATKRRFEMLSEADRKLQKLTEAVRDKDRLLVSSKEPCSPGRPNSPMLISTEDENTFYFGNFESINQAILAKKKNAPGDPEQPAFPLHACPWSAANKQGDAVKMGCSVYARMGSTFHKLRLLSDVEESQDVLDEASARNCKRARQSSWKDATVAPHKEETNREEERIKSAVEILNSSSVIADGSAPFALPCTSGNHNSQKYITVDTLARLIRGEFADVVHHYVTIDCRYPYEYNGGHIRGATNLYCADSVDEILSWKVHQTENSLGRTVLIFHCEFSSQRAPTMMRLLRNADRKRNLHCYPCLCYPEIYLLSGGYKVFFEKCPELCEPSAYTPMNHPDFQENLRLCRTRATTWHGSEKLSKHKNSLIF